The sequence below is a genomic window from Escherichia marmotae.
GGCTAACCGTGCCGGATGGATAGACACTCTGATGTCACCGAAAGGCATGATGCTTGGCGGGGTTATTGGCGGTATTGCCGCGTCCGTCTATGGTCTGGGTAAAGCCTGGTATGACGGTCAGAAGGAGGGGGAAGAATTTAACCGCCAGTTGTCGCTGACGGGGCATTATGCCGGAGTCACTGCCGGGCAGCTGTGGACGCTCAGTCGTGCTATTTCCGGGAATGGTATCACGCAACATGCTGCAGCCGGTGCGCTGGCTCAGGTGGTGGGGAGTGGTGCATTTCGTGGAAACGATATCGGTATGGTGGCGAGAGCTGCCGCACAGATGGAGCGATCGGTTGGCCAGTCGGTCAGCGATACCATAAATCAGTTTAAGCGGCTGAAGGATGATCCTGTAAATGCCGCGAAGGCTCTGGACAATGAGCTGCATTTTCTTACTGCCACTCAGCTTGAGCAGATACGTGTCCTTGGGGATCAGGGACGGTCCAGTGATGCTGCACGGATAGCCATGTCTGCACTGGCAGAGGAAACCGGTCGGCGTACTGCGGATATTGATAATAACCTCAATGCGCTTGGCAGTACGCTGAAGTATCTGTCTGATTTGTGGAGTCGTTTCTGGGATGCGGCCATGAATATTGGTCGTGAAGACTCGCTGGATGAACAGATTGCCGCTTTACAGGAGAAAGTGTCGCGGGCGAAAAGACTCCCCTGGACGGCATCATCTTCTCAGGTTGAATACGATCAGCAGCGTCTTAACGATCTTCAGGAGAAAAAACGCCAGAAGGATTTGCAGGATGCAAAAGAGCAGGCAGAGCGGAATTATCAGGAGCAACAGAAACGACGTAATGCTGAAAATGCTGCACTGAACCGGATGAATGAAACGGAAGCAGCACGACATCAGCGTGAAATTGCGCGTATTAATTCCATGCAGTACGCCGATCAGGCTGTCAGGGATGCAGCGATACAACGTGAAAATGAACGTTACGAGAAAGCCCTGGCATCCGGTAAGAAAAAAACACGCGAAACCCGTAATGATGAGGCCACCCGGTTATTGCTGCAGTACAGTCAGCAACAGGCACAGGTGGAAGGACAGATTGCTGCTGCAAGACAGTCAGCAGGCATTGCCACTGAAAAGATGACAGAAGCGCATAAACAGCTTCTGGCTCTGCAGCAGCGCATCAGCGATCTGGACGGGAAAAAACTGACGGCAGATGAAAAGAGTGTGCTGGCCCGTAAAGATGAACTGATTCAGGCACTGACGCTGCTGGATGTAAAACAGCAGGAGCTTCAGAAACAGACGGCACTCAACGATCTGAAGAAAAAAACAATTCAGCTGACCAGTCAACTGGCTGAAGAAGAGCGCGCTCAGCGTCAGCAACATGACCTGGATATCGCCACGGTGGGTATGGGTGATCAGCAGCGGCAGCGATATCAGGTACAACTGAGTCTTCGCCAGAAATACCAGCAACAGCTGGAGCAGTTGAGGCGGGATAGTGAGCAGAAAGGGACATATAACACGGATGACTACAGAAAGGCCGAGCAGGCGCTGACGGAGAGCCTGAACCGACAACTGAATGAGAATCGCCGTTACTGGCAACAGCTTGAAGTTGTGCAGGGTAACTGGAAAAACGGAGTCCTGCGTGCATTTCAGGATTTTACCGTGGATGCAGACAATACGGCAGGAACAGCAGAACAGGTGTTCTCGTCAGCCTTCAGCAACATGGGAAATGGCCTGGCAACTTTTGTCACTACCGGCAAACTCAACTTCAAATCCTTCACCTCTTCGGTGCTGTCAGATATGGCGAAAATCCTGGCGCAGGCAACCATGATGAAATCGATAAAAGGGATTGGCAGTGTACTGGGATTTGATCTCAGCAGCCTTTCCCTGAATGCCAATGGGGGGATTTATCAGTCTGCTGATTTGAGTCGTTACAGTGGCACGGTGGTTAACCGTCCGACGTTTTTTGCTTTTGCAAAAGGCGCGGGTGTGATGGGGGAAGCTGGACCTGAAGCCATTCTGCCACTGCGTCGTGGTGCTGACGGTAAGCTGGGGGTTGTGGCGGATATTGGTGGTTCAGGTATGGCGATGTTTGCCCCGCAGTACAACATCGAGATCAATAACGATGGCACGAACGGGCAGATAGGTCCGGCTGCCCTGAAGGTGGTTTATGACCTTGGGAAAAAAGCGGCAGCGGACTTTATGCAACAGCAGGCCCGTGATGGTGGTCGGTTAAGTGGAGCATATCGGTAATGGAGACGTTTCACTGGAAAGTGCGCCCGGATATGAATGTGGTATCAGAGCCGAAAGTGGTGACAGTGAAGCTGGGCGATGGTTATGAACAGCGTCGTGCGGCGGGACTGAATAACCAGTTGTCGACTTACAGCGTGACGATACGTGTTCGTAAATGTGAACACCCATCTTTAAAAGCCTTTCTGGAACGGCACGGTGGCGTCCGCGCATTTCAGTGGACGCCACCTTATGACTGGAAGCCGATCAGGGTGGTTTGTCGTAAATGGTCGGCAAGCGTGGGGGCGTTGTGGGTAACCATAACGGCAGATTTTGAACAGGTCGTGGCATAGGAGTCTCTGATGCAGGATATTCCACAG
It includes:
- a CDS encoding phage tail tape measure protein yields the protein MDQIANLVIDLGIDAAEFKNEIPRIKNLLNGAASDAERSSARMQRFMERQTQAARQTTQAASSAATAASVHAQTVEKNAQAHERMAREVEKTRQRMEALSQKMREEQAQAMALAEAQDKAAAAFYRQIDSVKQASAGLQELQRIQQQIRQARNSGGIGQQDYLALISEVTAKTRVLTQAEEEATRQKVAFIRQLKEQATRQNLSSSELLRAKAAQLGVSSAAEVYIRKMEQAGKATHSLGLKSAAARQEIGVLIGELARGNLGALRGSGITLANRAGWIDTLMSPKGMMLGGVIGGIAASVYGLGKAWYDGQKEGEEFNRQLSLTGHYAGVTAGQLWTLSRAISGNGITQHAAAGALAQVVGSGAFRGNDIGMVARAAAQMERSVGQSVSDTINQFKRLKDDPVNAAKALDNELHFLTATQLEQIRVLGDQGRSSDAARIAMSALAEETGRRTADIDNNLNALGSTLKYLSDLWSRFWDAAMNIGREDSLDEQIAALQEKVSRAKRLPWTASSSQVEYDQQRLNDLQEKKRQKDLQDAKEQAERNYQEQQKRRNAENAALNRMNETEAARHQREIARINSMQYADQAVRDAAIQRENERYEKALASGKKKTRETRNDEATRLLLQYSQQQAQVEGQIAAARQSAGIATEKMTEAHKQLLALQQRISDLDGKKLTADEKSVLARKDELIQALTLLDVKQQELQKQTALNDLKKKTIQLTSQLAEEERAQRQQHDLDIATVGMGDQQRQRYQVQLSLRQKYQQQLEQLRRDSEQKGTYNTDDYRKAEQALTESLNRQLNENRRYWQQLEVVQGNWKNGVLRAFQDFTVDADNTAGTAEQVFSSAFSNMGNGLATFVTTGKLNFKSFTSSVLSDMAKILAQATMMKSIKGIGSVLGFDLSSLSLNANGGIYQSADLSRYSGTVVNRPTFFAFAKGAGVMGEAGPEAILPLRRGADGKLGVVADIGGSGMAMFAPQYNIEINNDGTNGQIGPAALKVVYDLGKKAAADFMQQQARDGGRLSGAYR
- a CDS encoding phage tail protein, with the translated sequence METFHWKVRPDMNVVSEPKVVTVKLGDGYEQRRAAGLNNQLSTYSVTIRVRKCEHPSLKAFLERHGGVRAFQWTPPYDWKPIRVVCRKWSASVGALWVTITADFEQVVA